GTGCGCAAACGGGTCGTCCAGCCGCACGTAGATGCCGGGCGCCCCGGCGACGCGGTGCCCGGTGACGCCAAAGGCGGCGAGCGTGCGGATGACCGCCTCTTCCAGCCGGTGCACGTATTCCTTGACGAAATAACCGGCGCGCCGCAGGTCGAGGAGGGGGTAGGCCACTACCTGGCCGGGGCCGTGGTAGGTCACCTGCCCGCCGCGGTTGGTGGCCACGACCGGGATGTCCCCCGGGGCGAGCACGTGCTCGGGCTTGCCCGCGAGGCCCTGGGTGTACACCGGCGGGTGCTCGCACAGCCACAGTTCGTCCGGCGTGTCGTCGTGCCGCGCTTCGGTGAAGGC
This region of Tepidimonas taiwanensis genomic DNA includes:
- the lipB gene encoding lipoyl(octanoyl) transferase LipB, with the translated sequence MIVRDLGLAPYVDTYAAMRAFTEARHDDTPDELWLCEHPPVYTQGLAGKPEHVLAPGDIPVVATNRGGQVTYHGPGQVVAYPLLDLRRAGYFVKEYVHRLEEAVIRTLAAFGVTGHRVAGAPGIYVRLDDPFAHAALAGPRPGRDPFAGLGKISALGIKVHRHCTYHGVALNVAMDLSPFSRINPCGYAGLATVDLATIGVAASCADVRDELAQQLQRLLAPR